Proteins from a genomic interval of Calypte anna isolate BGI_N300 chromosome 6, bCalAnn1_v1.p, whole genome shotgun sequence:
- the SCD gene encoding acyl-CoA desaturase, whose translation MPAHLLQEEEFSSASSTSTVGTVTSRATRNGDAVMAKDSFNHEELAGDRGMMDDIFDETYREKEGPKPPIRYVWRNIILMSLLHLGAIFGLTLIPSAKIQTLAWAVVCFLVSALGITAGSHRLWSHRSYKATLPLRIFLTIANSMAFQNDIYEWVRDHRVHHKFSETDADPHNAMRGFFFSHVGWLLVRKHPDVIEKGQKLDLSDMKADKVVMFQRRYYKASVVLLCFTLPTVVPCYFWDESIVISFFIPAILRYTIGLNATWLVNSAAHMYGNRPYDQNINPRENPLVSLGAIGEGFHNYHHTFPYDYSTSEFGWHLNLTTAFIDLMCLLGLASDRKKVSKEAILARKMRTGDGSHKSG comes from the exons ATGCCTGCGCacttgctgcaggaggag GAGTTCTCCTCCGCTTCCAGCACCAGCACTGTTGGCACTGTCACCTCCCGGGCGACCAGGAATGGGGATGCTGTCATGGCAAAGGACTCATTCAATCATGAGGAATTGGCAGGAGACCGGGGCATGATGGATGATATCTTTGATGAGACCTACAGGGAGAAGGAGGGCCCCAAGCCCCCCATACGATATGTCTGGAGGAATATCATCCTCATGAGCCTGCTGCACCTAGGGGCCATATTTGGGTTGACGCTGATACCGTCTGCAAAGATCCAGACACTGGCATGGG ctgtTGTGTGTTTCCTGGTGAGTGCTCTGGGAATAACAGCTGGATCTCACCGCCTCTGGAGCCATCGGTCCTACAAAGCCACGCTGCCCCTGAGGATCTTCCTGACTATTGCAAACTCCATGGCCTTCCAA AATGACATCTATGAGTGGGTTCGGGACCACCGTGTCCATCACAAGTTCTCCGAGACAGACGCAGATCCTCACAACGCCATGCGGGGATTCTTCTTCTCCCACGTTGGGTGGCTGCTGGTGCGCAAGCACCCGGACGTCATAGAGAAGGGTCAGAAGCTGGACCTGAGTGACATGAAGGCTGACAAAGTGGTGATGTTCCAGCGGAG ATACTATAAGGCTTCAGTGGTGTTGCTGTGCTTCACGCTGCCCACTGTAGTGCCCTGTTACTTCTGGGATGAATCCATCGTCATCAGCTTCTTCATTCCAGCCATCCTGCGCTACACCATAGGGCTCAATGCCACCTGGCTAGTGAACAGTGCTGCCCACATGTACGGCAACCGGCCGTACGACCAGAACATCAACCCACGGGAGAACCCCCTGGTCAGCCTGGGGGCCATAG GAGAAGGCTTCCACAACTACCACCACACCTTCCCCTACGACTACTCCACCAGTGAGTTTGGCTGGCACTTGAACTTAACCACAGCCTTCATTGACCTCATGTGCCTCCTGGGACTGGCCAGCGATCGCAAGAAGGTCTCCAAGGAGGCCATCCTGGCTCGGAAAATGCGGACTGGAGATGGGAGTCACAAGAGTGGCTGA